The following proteins come from a genomic window of Microtus ochrogaster isolate Prairie Vole_2 chromosome 7, MicOch1.0, whole genome shotgun sequence:
- the Znf830 gene encoding zinc finger protein 830 — MASSASAGTPAGKRVVNQEELRRLMKEKQRLSTNRKRIESPFAKYNRLGQLSCALCNTPVKSELLWQTHVLGKQHRERVAELKGAKGATQGPSASAAPQPIKRRATDVESQDTKRAKASVGPQVQPSTSASSANLQEAARATSSKPSGLGLLPDYEDEEEEEEEEGRGEGRRDSSKHFTDAQGKDKEHSLVPPRETTSNVLPNDPFNTNPPKAPLVPHSGSIEKAEIHEKVVERRENTAEALPEGFFDDPEVDAKVRKVDAPKDQMDKEWDEFQKAMRQVNTISEAIVAEEDEEGRLDRQIGEIDEQIECYRRVEKLRNRQDEIKNKLKEVLTIKELQKKEEENVDSDDEGELQDLLSQDWRVKGALL; from the coding sequence ATGGCGTCCTCCGCCTCCGCTGGGACTCCGGCGGGGAAACGGGTGGTGAATCAGGAAGAACTGAGGCGGTTGATGAAGGAGAAGCAGCGCCTGAGCACCAACCGGAAGAGGATAGAATCCCCCTTCGCCAAGTACAACCGTCTGGGGCAGTTGAGCTGCGCGCTTTGTAACACTCCGGTCAAGAGCGAGCTCCTGTGGCAGACCCATGTTCTGGGAAAGCAGCACCGGGAGAGAGTAGCCGAGCTGAAAGGCGCCAAGGGAGCAACCCAAGGCCCGTCGGCCAGCGCAGCGCCTCAGCCCATCAAGAGGAGAGCGACGGATGTGGAGAGCCAAGACACCAAGAGAGCCAAGGCCTCCGTGGGACCTCAGGTACAGCCCTCCACCTCGGCCTCGTCTGCCAACTTGCAGGAGGCCGCTAGGGCAACCTCCAGTAAACCTTCTGGACTCGGTTTACTCCCTGATtatgaagatgaggaagaggaggaggaagaagaggggcgtggagaaggaaggagggacagcagcaagcattttacagATGCACAGGGCAAAGACAAAGAACACTCGCTTGTTCCTCCGAGGGAGACAACAAGCAATGTGCTGCCAAACGATCCCTTTAATACAAACCCTCCCAAGGCCCCCTTAGTTCCTCATTCAGGTTCCATTGAGAAAGCAGAAATACACGAAAAAGtggtggaaaggagagagaacaccgCCGAAGCATTACCAGAAGGGTTCTTCGACGACCCTGAGGTAGACGCAAAGGTCCGGAAGGTTGATGCCCCAAAGGATCAGATGGACAAAGAGTGGGACGAGTTTCAAAAGGCCATGAGGCAAGTCAACACTATTTCCGAAGCTATAGTTgctgaagaggatgaggagggacGGTTGGACCGGCAGATTGGAGAGATTGATGAGCAGATAGAGTGCTACCGTCGAGTGGAAAAGCTGCGGAATCGCCAGGATGagataaaaaacaaacttaaagagGTTCTGACCATAAAAGAAttgcagaaaaaggaagaagagaatgtgGACAGTGATGACGAGGGAGAATTACAGGATTTGCTGTCTCAGGATTGGCGGGTGAAAGGGGCTTTGCTGTAA